GCCAGCCAGCTCAGCAGCTCGCTCAGCAGCTCGCTCAGCAGTGGCGGCGCCCATCCGGCGGGGTGTGAGCTGCCGGCGGGGCGGGTCATGCCGGTACGAGCTCCCGGCAGCCATGCAGCCGCAGCAGCTCGCCGAGGGTGTCGCGGAACTCCGGACGGGTCACGATCGCGTCCACGAAGCCGTGGTCCTGCAGGTATTCGGCGGTCTGGAAGCCATCGGGGAGCTTCTCCCGCAGGGTCTGCTCGATCACCCGGCGGCCGGCAAAGCCGATCAGAGCCTTGGGCTCGGCCAGGATCAGGTCGCCCAGCATGGCGAAACTGGCGGTGACCCCGCCGGTGGTGGGGTGCGTGAGCAGGGGGATGTAGAGCAGCTCCGCGGCCCGGTGGCGCTGCAGGGCGCCGGAGATCTTGGCCATCTGCATCAGGCTGAGCATGCCCTCCTGCATGCGGGCGCCGCCGGAGGCGCACACGATCAGCACCGGGTAACGGCGGGCCGTGGCCTCCTCGATCAGCCGGGTGAGTTTCTCCCCCACGACCGAGCCCATCGAGCCGCCCATGAAGCGGAAATCCATCACGCCGAGGGCCAGGGGCAGGCCGCCGGTGCGGCAGAGGCCGGTGACCACCGCATCCCGCAGCCCCGTGCTCTGCTGGCTGTCGCGCAGGCGGTCGGCGTAGCTGCGCCGGTCCTTGAAGGCCAGCGGATCGGTGGGAGCCACGTCGCTGTCGAGGGGTTCGAAGCTGCCCGGATCGGCGATCAGCCGGATGCGCTCCCCGCTGTCGATGCGGTGGTGGTAGCCGCAGCCCTTGCAGACGCTGGCGTTGGCGATGAGGTCCTTGCGGTACACCACCAGCCCGCAGTCGGGACACTTGCTCCAGAGCCCATCCCCCTCCTCCACCTCCTGGGTGGCACGCACCACGGGTGCGGCCTTGCGGCGATCAGCGAACCAATCGAAGAGGGACATCGCTGGGCTGCAGGAACATCGGCGGGCTCGGCTCCATTTAAGGGCCTGCCCAGCTGGGGGCCTGCCCCGGCCGCCTCAGCTCCCCGGCAGCAGCCCCAGCGACGCCAGCAGCCGCAGCCAGGGGTCGTGACCCAGCAGCCACACGCCGGCCCCGCCGGCGGCGAGGAACGGTCCGAACGGCATCGGGTCGTGGCGTCCCAGCCGGCCGCTCAGCCGCCCGACCACGCCCACCGCGGCGCCGGAGGCCACGGCGATCACCACCGTGAGCCCCAGTCCGGTGAGCCCCAGCCAGGCACCGAGCAGGGCCGCGAGCTTGGCGTCACCGAGGCCCAGGGCGGGTTTGCCGATCAGGCGCTCGGCCAGGGCGCTCACCGCCTCGAACCCCAGCAGACCCACGCCGGCGGCCACCAGATGGTGGAAGAGCAGGGCCCGGCCCACCTCAAGCCCCTGGGCAAAGCCCAGCAGGGCCGTGCAGGCCAGCCCCAGGATCAGGCCGATCCGGCAGAGGGACTCCGGCAGC
This sequence is a window from Cyanobium sp. PCC 7001. Protein-coding genes within it:
- a CDS encoding A24 family peptidase, translating into MPPDLQPLAGTAAAPADSALWLWMACGLGACIGSFLNVVAWRLPRQESLVRPPSHCPRCGTRLRWHENIPVLGWLLIRGRCRHCQAPVSPRYPLVELLTAGLWVAAVAALPQAMGPAPWSAGLVLAGWLLLSWLIPLTLIDLDRLWLPESLCRIGLILGLACTALLGFAQGLEVGRALLFHHLVAAGVGLLGFEAVSALAERLIGKPALGLGDAKLAALLGAWLGLTGLGLTVVIAVASGAAVGVVGRLSGRLGRHDPMPFGPFLAAGGAGVWLLGHDPWLRLLASLGLLPGS
- the accD gene encoding acetyl-CoA carboxylase, carboxyltransferase subunit beta, translating into MSLFDWFADRRKAAPVVRATQEVEEGDGLWSKCPDCGLVVYRKDLIANASVCKGCGYHHRIDSGERIRLIADPGSFEPLDSDVAPTDPLAFKDRRSYADRLRDSQQSTGLRDAVVTGLCRTGGLPLALGVMDFRFMGGSMGSVVGEKLTRLIEEATARRYPVLIVCASGGARMQEGMLSLMQMAKISGALQRHRAAELLYIPLLTHPTTGGVTASFAMLGDLILAEPKALIGFAGRRVIEQTLREKLPDGFQTAEYLQDHGFVDAIVTRPEFRDTLGELLRLHGCRELVPA